A region from the Mycoplasmopsis phocirhinis genome encodes:
- a CDS encoding type I restriction enzyme subunit R domain-containing protein has product MPQFFNDEKDFQSALIEKLITEGKWKNTSQQHLPNKLNHVSEEDIWQNWRQILNQMNQNELEGYPLTDEEFEQIKTRVNSMTAKISSANEALKYGIISFKRLEKRSERFGNEIQLRFFKQGIINPADNIYQIASEVSIKRADIKKRLDLVLLINGLPLYHIELKRSANLFSDAVNQIKNYHRDKVYQGIFGFVHVLVAMTPTKMQYWPNATKHEQFDTSRKNATSWANLKNEKINNWEIIAKQFLSIPASHKLVQNYSIGNNEDDELILLRSYQFHAVEKILAKFKPGGDGVWNDSNYNNNSLKAGYVWHTTGSGKTLTSFIVSRLLLDYKFADGVIFVVDRIALNNQTQREFNRFENRTKEEASKVNVPKNSTELLKVLATKDNKIIITTINRLNKTIHENEDKSSFTKFKDKKYVFIFDEAHRSTSGSQLSTIIQWFSASAILGFTGTPIFEKNSKNNLTTEDIFGKDRLHQYTISDGIKDKKVLKFAIDYITFPEVITFFTWIKQNNKLINQNSEEELQQKVDEFRQNYPQIHEEFNNSTDSIFVQEWQSIKSIMHINNDDNDLADIEDKLLDQQYYQNRFYKNSVANFILKDFYNRSSQRNFSAIFATSSIQEAVNYFNMFQQLIRSEPKYNDYKITAIFDETIDNTGDYDKNNFKKDAIEKIIQKYNEDFKTNFNIDTYKDGFKNDILQRLARKGPYNNLIFKRGNKKEIDNKKIDIVIVVSQLLTGYDSKYINTVYFDKMVKMENLIQAFSRTNRILNAANYDEKKHGNIVCFKAAQRMKSNVKEAFLEYAHAKDLDEIQTVSDLELVLNQIHIYQDIKKILTKIAYTDENENIVILFDDENNNDIETRKEFSNLAEKVTKLVRNDNSLTIRNSLNKLKNEQEYEQYQSNINEIKQIIPRLKSAIRSVDINEIYQSSQTQLLDTSTVVLNLNEIDFIIKSEITDIEWLKNLNEQILQNADKFEIIEKLRNVLTNEQINIIINNWDNIKSGNNLIEILKSHERQKIENYALKFNLDFTQVWNLYNRSQNIDENNGWNDLIQDWNISTEVKNYCKNLYKNYRGLITDLRVQKLARAELEKLRQTKNNDF; this is encoded by the coding sequence ATGCCGCAATTTTTTAATGATGAAAAAGATTTTCAAAGTGCTTTAATTGAAAAATTAATTACTGAAGGTAAGTGAAAAAATACCTCTCAACAACACTTACCAAACAAATTAAATCATGTTAGCGAAGAAGATATTTGACAAAATTGACGTCAGATCTTAAACCAAATGAACCAAAACGAGTTGGAGGGTTATCCATTAACCGACGAGGAATTTGAACAAATTAAAACACGAGTTAATTCAATGACGGCTAAAATTTCTTCTGCTAACGAGGCGTTAAAATACGGAATAATCTCTTTTAAACGGCTTGAAAAAAGAAGCGAAAGATTTGGCAACGAAATCCAATTGCGTTTTTTTAAACAAGGAATAATCAATCCAGCCGATAATATTTACCAAATTGCTAGTGAAGTATCAATTAAGCGTGCTGATATAAAAAAACGTCTTGATTTAGTATTATTGATTAATGGTCTTCCGCTTTATCACATTGAATTAAAACGAAGTGCCAACTTATTTAGTGACGCAGTAAATCAAATTAAAAATTATCATAGAGATAAAGTGTATCAAGGAATTTTTGGTTTTGTTCACGTTTTAGTCGCAATGACACCTACTAAAATGCAATATTGACCAAATGCAACTAAACACGAACAATTTGATACTAGTCGTAAAAACGCTACCAGTTGGGCAAATTTAAAAAATGAAAAAATTAATAATTGAGAAATAATTGCAAAACAATTTTTAAGTATTCCAGCCTCACATAAATTAGTGCAAAATTATTCAATTGGTAACAACGAAGATGATGAATTAATTTTGCTGCGTAGTTATCAATTTCACGCTGTGGAAAAAATACTAGCAAAATTTAAGCCGGGTGGAGATGGTGTTTGAAATGATTCAAACTATAACAATAACTCTTTAAAAGCAGGTTATGTTTGACACACAACTGGTTCTGGTAAAACTTTAACAAGTTTTATAGTTTCGCGTCTATTATTAGATTATAAATTTGCTGATGGTGTCATTTTTGTTGTTGATAGAATTGCGTTAAATAATCAAACTCAAAGAGAGTTTAACCGGTTTGAAAATCGAACAAAAGAAGAAGCAAGCAAAGTTAATGTGCCAAAAAATTCAACCGAATTACTAAAAGTTTTGGCTACTAAAGATAATAAAATAATCATTACTACAATCAATAGACTCAATAAAACGATTCATGAAAATGAAGATAAATCTAGTTTTACAAAATTTAAAGATAAAAAATATGTTTTTATTTTTGACGAAGCACATCGTTCTACTTCTGGCTCACAATTAAGCACAATAATTCAGTGATTTTCAGCTTCAGCTATTTTAGGTTTTACCGGAACACCTATTTTTGAAAAAAACTCCAAAAACAATTTAACAACCGAAGATATTTTTGGCAAAGACAGATTGCATCAATATACAATTTCGGATGGAATTAAAGATAAAAAAGTTTTAAAATTTGCAATTGACTATATAACTTTTCCCGAAGTCATTACCTTTTTTACTTGAATCAAACAAAATAACAAATTAATAAATCAAAATAGTGAAGAAGAATTACAGCAAAAAGTAGATGAATTTAGACAAAATTACCCACAAATTCACGAAGAATTCAATAATTCAACTGATAGCATTTTTGTTCAAGAATGACAAAGTATCAAATCAATTATGCACATCAACAATGATGATAATGATTTAGCTGATATTGAAGATAAACTTTTAGACCAACAGTATTATCAAAATCGTTTTTATAAAAATAGTGTGGCTAATTTTATTTTAAAAGATTTTTATAACCGTAGTTCACAGCGTAATTTTAGTGCTATTTTTGCCACTTCAAGTATTCAAGAAGCGGTCAATTATTTCAATATGTTTCAACAATTAATTCGCTCCGAGCCAAAATATAATGATTATAAAATCACCGCTATTTTCGACGAAACTATTGATAATACTGGCGATTATGATAAAAATAATTTCAAAAAAGACGCGATTGAAAAAATTATTCAAAAATATAACGAGGATTTTAAAACAAATTTCAATATCGACACATATAAAGATGGTTTTAAAAACGATATTTTACAAAGATTAGCTCGCAAAGGTCCATATAACAATTTAATATTTAAACGAGGTAATAAAAAAGAAATTGATAATAAAAAAATAGATATTGTAATTGTTGTATCCCAATTATTAACCGGATATGATTCTAAATATATAAATACAGTTTATTTTGACAAAATGGTAAAAATGGAAAATTTAATCCAGGCGTTTTCACGAACAAATAGAATTTTAAACGCAGCAAATTATGATGAAAAAAAACACGGCAATATTGTTTGTTTTAAAGCTGCGCAAAGAATGAAATCAAATGTCAAAGAAGCTTTTTTAGAATATGCTCACGCAAAAGATCTAGATGAAATTCAAACTGTAAGTGATTTAGAATTGGTTTTAAACCAAATCCATATTTATCAAGATATAAAAAAGATATTGACAAAAATTGCTTATACCGACGAAAATGAAAACATTGTAATTCTTTTTGATGATGAAAATAACAATGATATTGAAACAAGAAAAGAATTTAGCAATTTAGCCGAAAAAGTAACAAAATTAGTTCGCAACGATAATTCTTTGACAATCAGAAATTCACTAAATAAATTAAAAAATGAACAAGAATACGAACAATACCAAAGCAATATTAATGAAATTAAGCAAATAATTCCGCGTTTAAAAAGTGCTATTCGTAGTGTGGATATTAATGAAATTTATCAATCAAGCCAAACTCAACTTTTAGATACATCTACTGTTGTGTTGAATTTAAATGAAATAGATTTTATTATTAAAAGCGAAATAACAGATATTGAATGACTAAAAAATCTAAACGAACAAATTTTGCAAAATGCTGATAAATTTGAAATTATAGAAAAATTAAGAAATGTTTTAACCAACGAACAAATTAATATAATAATAAATAATTGAGACAATATTAAATCAGGTAATAATCTTATTGAAATTTTAAAATCACATGAGCGCCAAAAAATTGAAAATTACGCACTTAAATTTAACCTAGATTTTACTCAAGTATGAAACTTATATAACCGTAGTCAAAATATTGACGAAAATAACGGTTGAAATGATTTAATACAAGACTGAAACATAAGTACTGAAGTTAAAAATTATTGCAAAAATTTATACAAAAACTACCGAGGTTTAATCACTGATTTAAGGGTTCAAAAACTAGCGCGGGCTGAACTAGAAAAATTGCGCCAAACTAAAAATAACGATTTTTAG
- a CDS encoding site-specific integrase: MKKNEIKFYKYFQNWIDIYKKGSIRKITFNKYLTTLDWLIRICPELKLCDLDRITYQKILNEYAEFHERQTTMDFHHQLKSCLLDAFDDGLLRIDPTRKVVIKGKMPSKNKKIKFLSQFELQLLIKTLNLNDTINFDWLILLIAKTGLRFSEALAITPADFDFNKQQLNITKTWNYKDHDGFAPTKNKSSIRKVQLDWLTTSQFAMLIRNLAQDKPIFVDEKKIFNSTINDILERRCKKANIPVISIHGLRHTHASILLYAGVSIASVAKRLGHSSMNTTEKIYLHIINELENKDIDLVMRSISSLF, translated from the coding sequence ATGAAAAAAAACGAAATAAAATTTTACAAATACTTTCAAAATTGAATCGACATTTATAAAAAAGGCTCAATTAGAAAAATAACTTTTAATAAATATTTAACAACGCTTGACTGATTAATTAGAATATGCCCGGAATTAAAATTATGTGATCTAGATCGCATAACTTATCAAAAAATTTTAAACGAATATGCTGAATTCCACGAACGTCAAACAACAATGGATTTTCACCACCAACTCAAAAGTTGTCTTTTGGATGCTTTTGATGATGGCTTATTGCGTATTGATCCCACACGTAAAGTGGTTATTAAAGGCAAAATGCCATCCAAAAACAAAAAAATTAAATTTTTAAGTCAATTTGAATTACAGTTATTGATAAAAACACTCAATCTTAATGATACAATCAATTTTGATTGATTGATTTTATTGATTGCTAAAACCGGCTTAAGATTTTCCGAAGCACTCGCAATTACACCGGCTGATTTTGATTTTAATAAACAACAACTAAATATTACTAAAACTTGAAATTATAAAGACCATGATGGTTTTGCACCAACTAAAAATAAATCTTCTATTCGCAAAGTGCAATTAGATTGATTAACAACTTCGCAATTTGCAATGTTAATTAGAAATTTGGCTCAAGATAAACCAATTTTTGTCGATGAGAAAAAAATATTTAACTCCACAATTAACGATATTTTAGAGCGTCGCTGCAAAAAAGCAAATATACCCGTTATCTCAATTCACGGGTTAAGACATACGCACGCATCAATATTATTATACGCAGGTGTTTCGATTGCATCGGTGGCTAAACGTTTGGGACATTCTAGCATGAATACTACTGAAAAAATATATTTACATATTATTAATGAATTAGAAAATAAAGATATCGATTTAGTAATGCGATCGATATCTAGTTTATTTTAA
- a CDS encoding IS3 family transposase — MSRHLKMEEFDLIFEVYQKHGKSQAIKTLWNISPKTKLVKKKYLAVRIAKIIKYYNLGVKEKLLTKKGKDRKPGSGRPRKEPNFDWDIFDRNDLIEIAKRYYEITNQKPKKEKKEEAKNLKIQFIKLALFFSLCRQTISNAKVKQNTEKTIPHSKIIVEAFEANKGRFGRKKLSIYIFNQYNIHINDRTLGRYLNQLNLKCKLRQKRKRKEIKNTKCQIPNTVQRDYNDNQNRNIFATDVSYINAPKDVRENHVYLSAIINHKTKKIVGFRLSKNNNLDFVLDNINDIQNENFDKFIVHSDHGFQYTNQEYINKIIKFGGTVSMSRVGNSLDNREIEYWFGVIKTELLNDLDYTKITFDELNDKIKEYIFWYNNERIQSNLGWKTPQQIAMAFAN; from the coding sequence ATGTCAAGACATTTAAAAATGGAGGAATTCGATTTAATCTTTGAGGTTTACCAAAAACATGGAAAATCACAAGCTATAAAAACACTTTGAAATATCTCTCCAAAAACAAAATTAGTTAAGAAAAAATATCTTGCAGTAAGAATTGCTAAAATAATAAAATATTATAATTTAGGCGTGAAAGAAAAATTATTAACTAAAAAAGGCAAAGACAGAAAACCAGGTAGCGGAAGACCTAGAAAAGAACCAAATTTTGATTGAGATATTTTTGACAGAAATGATCTAATTGAAATCGCAAAAAGATATTATGAAATAACAAACCAAAAACCCAAAAAAGAGAAAAAAGAAGAAGCTAAAAATTTAAAAATCCAATTTATTAAACTAGCATTGTTTTTTAGTCTTTGTAGACAAACCATTTCTAATGCGAAAGTTAAACAAAATACAGAAAAAACAATTCCTCATTCAAAAATTATAGTTGAAGCATTTGAAGCAAATAAAGGCAGATTTGGCAGAAAAAAGCTAAGTATTTATATATTTAATCAATATAATATACACATAAATGACAGAACTTTAGGCAGATATTTAAATCAATTAAATCTTAAATGCAAGCTAAGACAAAAAAGAAAAAGAAAAGAAATTAAAAACACAAAATGCCAGATCCCAAATACCGTTCAAAGAGATTATAACGATAACCAAAATAGAAATATTTTCGCCACAGATGTTTCATACATAAATGCCCCAAAAGATGTGCGTGAAAATCACGTATATTTATCTGCTATCATCAATCACAAAACTAAAAAAATTGTGGGTTTTAGATTAAGCAAAAATAATAATCTAGATTTTGTTTTAGATAATATTAACGATATTCAAAACGAAAATTTTGATAAATTTATCGTTCATTCGGATCATGGTTTTCAATATACAAATCAAGAATACATTAATAAAATTATAAAATTCGGCGGGACAGTTTCAATGTCTAGAGTTGGCAATTCTTTAGATAATAGAGAAATTGAATATTGATTTGGTGTGATTAAAACTGAATTATTAAATGATTTAGATTACACAAAAATTACTTTTGATGAATTAAATGATAAAATTAAGGAATATATTTTTTGATATAACAACGAAAGAATACAATCAAATTTAGGATGAAAAACGCCACAACAAATTGCTATGGCGTTCGCTAATTAA
- a CDS encoding IS1634 family transposase gives MEKWVITQSKRKDKTYVSVAIPAGFGKGYKKSIGIGNLETLKTLNLDPINALKVACADWNTEWNKEKILSKVKEVLAQSKKEIRKQNFGIKALYELCDKINPFKLCEKSKSKNLLDIAKYIITSRIINQDSLIKMYQQKHLYDFNNDFKKSTFYNSLDYVTNNKNEILKQLNNSLTSNASRDIEVLWYDSTTVYFESFARKGLRYPGYSKDGKFKEDQIVIGMITDCNGIPFHFKIFKGNTADVNTFIPFILEIRDIYNIKNVTIVADRGMSTNRNIRFLESLNIDYILSYRLKSSTKQRKEYTINQNDYIRVNKDFKYKEIEFMSLWKNKRFNGHKRRQIMTHSKKRAAKDFNDRMQLIEIFNKKQKNGRVIETDLIAAKKHKFFKKIGATSYYQLDLEKISEDEQFDGYYVYETSRTDLKPLDIVDLYQKQWQIENNFRNLKNCLKIRPMYVWSENHIEGYITLCFISLVLLQYGLNILNKYVKKQTKIDKNYSISNYVDAIKNAEKIQILIDNKIINEYNIENTDNEKETMLYELIEQSIKNYNVIKL, from the coding sequence ATGGAAAAATGGGTTATAACACAATCAAAAAGAAAAGATAAAACATATGTCTCGGTCGCAATACCGGCTGGATTTGGAAAAGGTTATAAAAAATCAATTGGAATTGGTAATTTAGAAACATTAAAAACTTTAAATCTAGACCCTATAAACGCCCTTAAGGTTGCGTGTGCTGATTGAAATACTGAATGAAATAAAGAAAAAATATTATCAAAAGTGAAGGAGGTTTTAGCTCAATCTAAAAAAGAAATCCGAAAACAAAATTTTGGTATAAAAGCATTATATGAATTATGTGATAAAATCAACCCTTTCAAATTGTGTGAAAAAAGCAAATCAAAAAATCTTTTAGATATTGCCAAATATATAATCACTTCACGGATCATTAACCAAGATAGTTTGATCAAAATGTATCAACAAAAACATCTTTATGATTTCAATAATGACTTCAAAAAATCTACTTTTTATAATAGTTTAGATTATGTAACCAATAATAAAAATGAAATTTTAAAACAATTAAATAACTCATTAACTTCAAATGCTAGCCGTGATATTGAAGTGTTGTGATATGACTCAACAACAGTGTATTTTGAAAGTTTTGCGAGAAAAGGATTGAGATATCCTGGTTATTCAAAAGACGGAAAATTTAAAGAAGATCAAATAGTAATTGGAATGATTACTGATTGTAATGGAATTCCATTTCATTTCAAAATATTCAAGGGAAATACTGCTGATGTGAACACTTTTATACCTTTTATATTGGAAATACGGGATATTTATAATATAAAAAATGTAACAATTGTCGCGGATAGAGGAATGAGCACAAACCGCAACATACGCTTTTTAGAATCTTTAAACATAGATTACATACTCTCTTATCGTTTGAAATCTAGTACAAAACAAAGAAAAGAATACACAATTAACCAAAACGATTATATTCGTGTAAACAAAGATTTTAAATATAAAGAAATAGAATTCATGTCGCTGTGAAAAAACAAACGGTTCAACGGTCATAAAAGAAGACAAATAATGACCCATAGTAAAAAAAGAGCAGCAAAAGATTTTAATGATCGTATGCAACTGATTGAAATTTTCAATAAAAAACAAAAAAATGGTAGAGTAATTGAAACAGATTTAATAGCTGCCAAAAAGCATAAATTTTTTAAAAAAATTGGAGCAACTTCTTATTATCAATTAGATTTAGAAAAAATTAGTGAAGATGAACAATTTGATGGCTATTATGTCTATGAAACTTCAAGAACAGATCTTAAGCCATTAGATATTGTTGATTTATATCAAAAACAATGACAAATTGAAAATAACTTTAGAAACTTAAAAAATTGTTTAAAAATTAGACCTATGTATGTTTGGAGTGAAAATCATATTGAAGGTTATATTACTTTATGCTTTATTTCATTGGTTTTATTACAGTATGGTTTAAATATTTTGAATAAATATGTTAAAAAACAAACAAAAATTGACAAAAATTATTCAATTTCCAATTATGTAGACGCTATCAAAAATGCCGAAAAAATTCAAATTTTAATTGATAACAAAATTATTAACGAATACAACATTGAAAATACTGATAATGAAAAGGAAACAATGTTATATGAATTAATTGAACAATCAATCAAAAATTACAATGTAATTAAATTATAA